Proteins from one Cydia fagiglandana chromosome 13, ilCydFagi1.1, whole genome shotgun sequence genomic window:
- the LOC134670377 gene encoding geminin, producing the protein MSNREIQGSTRVTRKGLKTLQHTASDRENLVGRPSKTLKHQLSQDSPVDVEVKRKNLSTKETQANFDTKISADDLTNPEGASEKYWQILAEKRQVALQDALDENEKLRQMIEELKEKNAEYKQMLEEANSFIEVIKEELNTGSNDDTGIDVNDVSTADETTEDPEPSPKTPKKK; encoded by the exons ATGAGTAATCGGGAGATTCAG ggttcGACGAGGGTGACTAGGAAGGGACTCAAGACCCTGCAGCACACGGCTTCTGACCGAGAAAACTTAGTTGGCAGGCCTTCAAAAACTCTTAAGCATCAACTAAGCCAGGATTCGCCAGT TGATGTTGAAGTCAAGCGCAAGAATTTGTCAACCAAGGAGACTCAAGCCAACTTTGACACTAAAATATCTGCGGATGACCTTACCAATCCTGAAGGAGCATCGGAGAAGTATTGGCAAATCCTAGCAGAGAAGCGGCA AGTTGCTCTACAAGATGCCTTGGATGAGAATGAAAAGCTCCGCCAAATGATTGAGGAGTTGAAGGAAAAGAATGCAGAATACAAGCAGATGTTGGAGGAGGCCAATAGTTTTATTGAAGTCATTAAG GAGGAGTTGAATACTGGCAGCAACGACGACACGGGTATCGACGTGAACGATGTCAGCACGGCTGACGAGACCACAGAAGACCCAGAACCCTCCCCGAAGACTCCCAAAAAGAAGTAA
- the LOC134670375 gene encoding uncharacterized protein LOC134670375, whose amino-acid sequence MEVLKDYDNADTISIDTLALEELLEEERARELADLHSLSKKVCHLHTSLLYYRNSKSKMGAASYETWRTLVKKVGGTPDGWRDLGYILGIPQDDLDYISNSMKYEPDPTNVVLKVFMQDEDATLDKIIDAFLKLKRYDILKALEQSLLDLTQCFNDKQEDSGYHSNSKNVQREIISYMKNLVNDLPPALSKNKDHNQPNPVPRIPLNPVDINVQKDGPILFLTYAEDGLRTACDIQRLVAGWDSDVTVVMLNDRRDEVYQNPERFIREYVEKADYVVPILTTGYLSAIRTHNTSAPSTNGNLDHKYVNYVYNLITGQYIYADGCLNKKVRSVLPEGVFVPWMLISSYPVLKPWTCESEFDKQFKSFLGLTDGS is encoded by the exons GGAAGTTCTAAAAGATTACGACAATGCAGACACGATCAGTATTGATACTTTGGCGCTTGAAGAACTTCTTGAAGAGGAAAGGGCGAGAGAATTGGCAGACTTGCATTCCTTGAGTAAAAAAGTGTGTCACCTCCATACAAGTTTGCTGTATTATCGTAACTCAAAGTCTAAGATGGGTGCAGCGAGCTATGAAACGTGGAGGACACTGGTAAAGAAGGTTGGAGGCACTCCTGACGGTTGGAGGGATCTTGGCTACATTTTAGGCATACCACAGGATGATTTGGAT TACATATCAAACTCAATGAAATATGAACCAGACCCAACTAATGTAGTACTTAAAGTGTTCATGCAAGATGAAGATGCAACATTGGACAAAATCATAGATGCTTTCCTGAAGCTGAAACGCTACGACATATTAAAAGCACTTGAGCAGTCACTCCTCGATCTCACACAATGCTTTAACGATAAACAAGAAGACAGTGGTTATCATAGCAATAGCAAAAACGTACAGCGAGAAATAATAAGTTACATGAAAAATTTGGTCAACGATTTACCACCCGCCTTATCGAAAAATAAAGACCACAACCAGCCAAATCCGGTACCAAGAATACCGTTAAATCCAGTAGATATCAATGTGCAAAAGGATGGGCCAATTCTGTTTCTCACATATGCGGAAGATGGTTTACGGACAGCTTGTGATATTCAGCGATTGGTTGCCGGTTGGGATTCAGATGTTACGGTGGTTATGCTCAATGATAGAAGGGATGAAGTTTATCAGAATCCAGAGAGGTTTATTAGGGAGTATGTGGAAAAg GCTGACTATGTAGTACCAATCCTTACGACGGGCTACCTAAGTGCAATACGAACACACAACACCAGCGCACCAAGCACCAACGGCAACTTAGACCACAAATACGTCAACTATGTCTACAATTTGATCACCGGACAATATATTTATGCAGACGGGTGTCTAAATAAGAAGGTTAGAAGTGTATTGCCAGAAGGAGTGTTTGTGCCTTGGATGTTGATATCGTCTTATCCGGTATTGAAACCGTGGACTTGTGAGTCTGAGTTTGATAAACAGTTCAAATCGTTTTTGGGCTTGACTGATGGCTCATAG